In Bacillus cytotoxicus NVH 391-98, the following are encoded in one genomic region:
- a CDS encoding NAD(P)/FAD-dependent oxidoreductase, giving the protein MTENQNVYDITIIGGGPTGLFTAFYGGMRQASVKIIESLPQLGGQLSALYPEKYIYDVAGFPKVRAQELVDNLKEQMKKFDPTICLEEAVETLEKQADGVFKLVTNKQTHYSKSVIITAGNGAFQPRRLELDGAQKFEKKNLHYFVDDMNKFARKRVVVFGGGDSAVDWTLMLEPIAEQVTIIHRRDKFRAHEHSVENLINSRADIKTPYVPVELIGEEQIEQVVLQHVKTEEKVVIDVDDVIVNYGFVSSLGPIKNWGLNIQKNSIVVNSKMETNIPGIYAAGDVCTYEGKVKLIACGFGEAPTAVNNAKAYFDPSAKLQPMHSSSMF; this is encoded by the coding sequence ATGACAGAAAATCAAAATGTGTACGATATAACAATTATTGGTGGTGGTCCAACCGGACTATTTACAGCATTTTATGGCGGGATGCGACAGGCAAGTGTAAAAATTATTGAAAGCCTACCGCAACTTGGAGGACAATTGTCCGCACTATACCCTGAAAAATATATTTATGACGTTGCAGGATTCCCAAAAGTACGTGCGCAAGAGTTAGTAGACAATTTAAAAGAACAAATGAAAAAATTTGATCCTACCATTTGCTTAGAAGAAGCAGTGGAAACTCTTGAAAAGCAAGCTGATGGCGTGTTTAAACTCGTAACAAATAAACAAACACACTACTCTAAATCTGTCATTATTACAGCTGGTAATGGTGCTTTCCAACCACGCCGCTTAGAATTAGATGGTGCACAGAAATTTGAAAAGAAAAACTTGCACTATTTCGTTGATGACATGAATAAATTTGCCAGAAAACGCGTTGTTGTATTTGGCGGTGGTGACTCTGCAGTAGACTGGACATTAATGTTAGAACCAATCGCTGAGCAAGTAACCATTATTCATCGTCGTGATAAATTCCGTGCTCATGAACATAGTGTAGAAAATCTAATAAATTCTCGGGCAGATATAAAAACACCTTATGTTCCAGTAGAACTAATCGGTGAAGAGCAGATTGAACAAGTTGTTTTGCAACATGTCAAAACAGAAGAAAAAGTCGTCATTGATGTTGATGATGTCATCGTAAATTATGGTTTCGTCTCTTCCCTTGGTCCCATTAAAAACTGGGGCTTAAACATTCAAAAAAACAGCATCGTTGTAAATTCGAAAATGGAAACAAATATTCCAGGTATTTATGCAGCAGGAGATGTTTGTACATATGAAGGAAAAGTAAAACTAATTGCATGTGGTTTTGGCGAAGCACCAACAGCAGTAAATAATGCAAAAGC